GGCGAACGTGGCGAGGATGAACCTGCCGTCGGTGTTCCGGCAGATGGCCTGGCGGATCTCGTCGGCGTCGGTCTGCATGTTCGGCTTGCACTTCACCTCGGCGGCCAGGCTCTCCAGACTGCCCGTGGCGGTGGGCGGCACCGGCTTGCTGTCCCCGCCCGCGCCACAGCCCGCCAGCGTCAGCGCCGCCGCGGCGCCGATCATCAGTCGCGTCAACCTCATCCGATCCTCCGGTCCCGGTGGGCCAAGCATGCCCCAGTCCCCTCGGATACGGCTCCCGCGCACGGTGTGCTCAAATGCGGTGACCGGGCGCGTACGGATGTGCGAGGGTGGCCCGGTGAACCAGGACTGGGAAGACCGCGTGACCGCCGCTTGGGCCACCTTCGACGACTACCCGGAGGAGCGCGCCCACGAGTTCCGCGCGGTGATCGACGAGTTGGCCGCCGAACTCCCGGACGGCAGCCCGCTCGCCCCCTTCGAGCGGGCCTGCGCCTGGGACTCGACCGGGCACTCGGACCGGGCGGTGCCGCTGTACCGGGAGGCACTGGCGGGCGGCCTGAGCGAGGTCAGCGGGTACAAGGGGCGGCGGGCCAAGATCCAGCTCTCCAGCTCGCTGCGGAACATCGGCGAGGCGGAGCAGGGCGTGAAGCTGCTCACCCCGGAACTCGACGCGTCCTCGGACGAGTTGGACGACGCCGTGCGGGCCTGCCTGGCCCTGTGCCTGTCCAGCCTGG
Above is a genomic segment from Streptomyces collinus Tu 365 containing:
- a CDS encoding tetratricopeptide repeat protein — translated: MCEGGPVNQDWEDRVTAAWATFDDYPEERAHEFRAVIDELAAELPDGSPLAPFERACAWDSTGHSDRAVPLYREALAGGLSEVSGYKGRRAKIQLSSSLRNIGEAEQGVKLLTPELDASSDELDDAVRACLALCLSSLGRDREGLSLVLGALAPHLPRYQRSMANYARALVEPAD